TTGAATCTGTAGGGCTGGACCCTGCAGTTGGTTTTCTGCACAGGGATAGACCCGGGCGTTACGGTCTTGCGCTTGACCTTATGGAGGAATTCAGGCCATTTCTTGCTGACCGGTTGACTCTCTCATTAATTAATCTCTGTCAGGTGCAGGGAAAGGGATTTCAGAAAAAAGAATCAGGCGCAGTATGGATGGATGATGACACGAGAAAAACAGTTCTTGTTGCCTATCAGAAGCGAAAACAGGATGAGATATTGCACCCGTTTCTGAATGAGAAAGTAACAATAGGTTTGTTGTTTCACACTCAGGCGTTACTGATGGCGCGTTATTTGCGCGGAGATATTGACAATTATCCACCGTTTATCTGGAAGTGAGAAGAAGAAAACTTTAACCACAGAGGTCACAGAGGCACAGAGAATAATTATTTATTCCCCCTTTGTAAAAGGGGGATGNNNNNNNNNTTTGTGATGATTGAAAAATCTCCCCTTGCCCCTCTTTTGACAAAGAGGGGTGGAAAGATGAAGGAATTAATCCTATGTTCGTATTAATTAGCTATGACGTTGCTACTGATGAGGGAAAAGGTAAGCGACGCCTGCNNNNNNNNNNNNNNNNNNNNNNNNNNNNNNNNNNNNGAGTTCAGTATTCTGTTTTTGAATGTATTGTTGACCCTGCTCAATGGACAATGCTTAAACACAGGTTGATTTCAGAAATTGACCCTGAGAAAGACAGTCTCAGATTTTATTATCTTGGTTCAAACTGGCAGCGTCGAGTGGAACATATCGGGGCAAAGGTTTCTATTGACCAGCAGGGTCCATTGATTGTCTGACATATTATTGCGAACCTTAAAGACACATTGCTTCCCCATAAGGTTCGCAAAGATAGGAACATATTGTAATTCAATGAAAATTTTAAATTGTACTTTGA
This genomic window from Candidatus Schekmanbacteria bacterium RIFCSPLOWO2_02_FULL_38_14 contains:
- a CDS encoding CRISPR-associated endonuclease Cas1 — translated: KIANCRTVLQRVLRDHSEKIDIDALSQASQKLSNSMRRLQMESSLDILRGIEGESASIYFSVFNHLITSQKDDFFFHERNRRPPLDNVNCLLSFLYTILMHDVRSALESVGLDPAVGFLHRDRPGRYGLALDLMEEFRPFLADRLTLSLINLCQVQGKGFQKKESGAVWMDDDTRKTVLVAYQKRKQDEILHPFLNEKVTIGLLFHTQALLMARYLRGDIDNYPPFIWK